In one window of Mercurialis annua linkage group LG4, ddMerAnnu1.2, whole genome shotgun sequence DNA:
- the LOC126677640 gene encoding 26S proteasome non-ATPase regulatory subunit 14 homolog: MAGMERLQRMFAGASGGLGHPPPDSPTLDSSEQVYISSLALLKMLKHGRAGVPMEVMGLMLGEFVDEYTVRVVDVFAMPQSGTGVSVEAVDHVFQTNMLDMLKQTGRPEMVVGWYHSHPGFGCWLSGVDINTQQSFEALNQRAVAVVVDPIQSVKGKVVIDAFRLINPQTMMLGQEPRQTTSNLGHLNKPSIQALIHGLNRHYYSIAINYRKNELEEKMLLNLHKKKWTDGLTLRRFDTHSKTNEQTVQEMLNLAVKYNKAVQEEDELSPEKLAIANVGRQDAKKHLEEHVSNLMSSNIVQTLGTMLDTVVF; encoded by the exons ATGGCAGGTATGGAAAGATTACAAAGAATGTTCGCCGGAGCATCAGGCGGTTTGGGACACCCTCCACCCGATTCTCCGACTCTCGATTCCTCCGAGCAAGTCTACATCTCCTCTCTCGCCCTTCTCAAAATGCTCAAACACG GAAGAGCTGGGGTTCCTATGGAAGTTATGGGATTGATGCTCGGGGAGTTTGTGGATGAGTATACCGTTCGCGTTGTTGATGTATTTGCTATGCCTCAGAGCGGTACCGGTGTTAGTGTTGAAGCTGTTGATCATGTCTTTCAAACTAATATGCTTGATATGCTCAAACAGACCGGAAG GCCGGAGATGGTTGTTGGGTGGTACCATTCACATCCCGGATTTGGCTGTTGGCTCTCTGGTGTTGATATAAACACACAGCAG AGTTTTGAAGCTCTAAATCAACGGGCTGTGGCGGTTGTGGTGGATCCTATTCAGAGTGTTAAAGGGAAAGTGGTTATTGATGCCTTTCGTTTGATTAACCCACAAACAATGATGCTTGGCCAGGAACCACGACAGACGACTTCTAATCTTGGGCATCTGAATAAGCCATCAATTCAG GCGTTGATCCATGGACTGAACAGGCACTACTATTCAATAGCCATTAATTATAGAAAGAATGAACTTGAGGAAAAAATGCTTCTTAACCTTCACAAAAAGAAGTGGACAGATGGATTGACACTGAGGCGATTTGATACTCATTCTAAAACCAATGAGCAGACAGTCCAG GAGATGCTGAACTTAGCTGTTAAATATAATAAGGCAGTGCAAGAGGAAGATGAGCTGTCACCCGAGAAGCTAGCTATCGCAAATGTAGGAAGGCAAGATGCAAAGAAGCACCTTGAAGAGCACGTCTCTAACCTGATGTCTTCAAACATAGTCCAAACTTTGGGTACGATGCTCGACACAGTTGTTTTTTAG
- the LOC126678976 gene encoding ervatamin-B-like — MNIFAIFVLITLLSAYLCISESSSDISKLFETWCKEHGKTYGSEEEKLQRMQVFEDNYEYVKQHNSKGNTSYTLGLNPFSDLTHDEFKASYLGGVTVSANLRGGTLEIPFPDYAGAIPASIDWRQKGAVTGVKYQGTCNVCWAFSAAAAIESINKIAGGTLVDVSEQELVDCANFRPRCATGYMDTAFQFVVKNGGIDTLKDYPYVAKATSCDQAKLKKHAVTIDGYTKIPQNDEQALLRAVANQPVSATVCALSKEFEMYNQGVFSGPCLACNSHAVLIVGYGSENGKDYWIAKNSWSNKWGRDGYIYIQRNTGDPKGLCGINMFASYPVKNTKSNPLVSSI; from the exons atgaatatttttgCAATATTTGTGTTGATCACTCTCCTTTCGGCTTACCTATGTATTTCGGAGTCTTCTTCGGACATCTCTAAGCTGTTCGAAACATGGTGCAAGGAACACGGGAAAACATACGGTTCGGAGGAAGAGAAGCTGCAGAGGATGCAGGTGTTTGAGGACAATTATGAATATGTGAAGCAACATAACAGCAAAGGCAACACTTCGTATACCCTTGGTCTGAATCCGTTTTCTGATCTGACGCACGACGAGTTCAAGGCATCATACTTGGGTGGTGTTACCGTTTCTGCCAATCTCCGTGGTGGTACTCTAGAGATACCATTTCCAGATTATGCGGGCGCTATTCCGGCATCCATTGATTGGAGACAGAAAGGGGCTGTGACTGGGGTCAAATATCAAGGGACTTGCA ATGTTTGCTGGGCATTCTCAGCAGCAGCAGCTATTGAAAGCATAAACAAGATTGCGGGCGGAACTCTAGTGGACGTATCCGAACAGGAGCTAGTTGATTGTGCTAATTTCCGTCCTCGTTGTGCGACGGGGTATATGGACACCGCATTCCAGTTTGTGGTAAAGAACGGTGGCATCGACACTCTCAAAGACTATCCATACGTGGCTAAGGCAACCTCATGCGATCAGGCCAAGCTGAAGAAGCACGCGGTGACCATCGATGGCTACACGAAGATCCCCCAGAACGATGAGCAAGCGCTGCTGAGAGCTGTTGCAAATCAGCCTGTAAGTGCCACTGTGTGCGCCCTTTCTAAAGAGTTTGAGATGTACAACCAGGGTGTATTCAGTGGCCCGTGTCTTGCCTGCAACAGCCATGCTGTGCTGATCGTGGGATATGGTTCCGAGAATGGAAAAGATTATTGGATCGCGAAGAACTCGTGGTCCAACAAATGGGGACGAGACGGTTATATTTACATCCAGCGCAACACCGGCGATCCTAAAGGCCTCTGTGGCATCAACATGTTCGCTTCCTATCCGGTCAAGAACACCAAATCGAATCCATTGGTTTCATCTATTTGA
- the LOC126677639 gene encoding pentatricopeptide repeat-containing protein At3g26540 translates to MSASYRILANEISKIQTKPTISKALTTTILAHLKANRLQKAVSTLFVSDSPVPYPLYAQLFQFCSSNLAIVEARKVESHLVTFSPNPPVFLLNRAIETYGKCGCLNDAQELFDEMPQRDGGSWNAIIKAYSQSGYADKALGLFINMNKDGVLANAITFASVLGSCGDVFELNLSKQIHGLIVKYGFCGNVILRSALVDVYGKCEVMSEARLMFDEIENCNDVTWNIIVRRYLDAGNETEAVNIFFKMFQTNVKPLNFTFCNALTACSAMGALDEGMQIHGVAIKFSFAADEAVSSSLSNMYAKCGMIESARMVFDQPGLRDLVSWTSMVSAYAMHGKTREARKLFEEMPNRSVVSWNAMLAGYTRSLQWEEAFDFLCLMRQTTDDLDHVSLGLLLNVCAGLSDLEMGKQAHGFIYRHGFSSNILVGNAILDMYGKCGNLKSARVWFYQMSQSRDSISWNVLLTSYARHHQSEEAMIIFGEMQWEIKPSSFTFGTLLAACANISALGHGKQIHGFMIRNGYDIDIVIRGALVDMYSKCHCLAYALTVFRDETSRDVIVWNSVILGCCHNGRGKEVLQLFELMEEEGVEPDHVTFKGVLLACMYEGHVKLAMKYFNSMSNRYCVIPRLEHYECMIELFSRYRYMRELETFVHKMPFDPTASMLIRVFDACKEHGCSRLGEWAAKQLNELNPSTPFQF, encoded by the coding sequence ATGAGCGCATCATATCGCATTCTGGCCAACGAAATCTCCAAAATCCAAACCAAACCCACAATTTCAAAAGCATTAACAACTACAATCCTCGCCCATCTCAAAGCCAATCGTCTTCAAAAAGCTGTTTCAACTCTCTTTGTATCCGATTCACCCGTCCCTTATCCTCTCTACGCTCAGCTTTTCCAGTTCTGCTCTTCAAACCTTGCAATTGTCGAAGCCCGGAAGGTCGAATCTCATTTGGTGACTTTCTCTCCGAACCCACCGGTCTTTCTTTTGAATCGCGCCATTGAGACATATGGGAAATGTGGGTGTTTGAATGATGCTCAAGAACTGTTCGATGAAATGCCTCAGAGAGACGGGGGATCTTGGAATGCTATTATAAAAGCTTATTCGCAATCTGGGTATGCAGATAAAGCATTGGGTTTGTTTATTAATATGAATAAAGATGGAGTTTTGGCGAATGCGATTACTTTCGCTAGTGTTTTAGGGTCTTGTGGTGATGTTTTTGAGCTTAATCTGTCGAAGCAAATTCATGGGCTTATTGTGAAGTATGGATTTTGCGGAAATGTTATTTTGAGAAGTGCGCTTGTTGATGTTTATGGGAAGTGTGAAGTTATGAGTGAAGCTAGGTTAATGTTTGATGAGATTGAGAATTGTAATGATGTTACTTGGAATATAATTGTTAGGCGGTATCTTGATGCTGGTAATGAAACAGAAgcagtaaatatattttttaagatGTTTCAAACAAATGTTAAGCCTTTAAATTTTACCTTCTGTAATGCCCTTACTGCTTGTTCGGCTATGGGTGCGCTGGATGAGGGCATGCAGATTCATGGAGTTGCAATTAAGTTTAGTTTTGCGGCGGATGAGGCTGTTTCTAGCTCTCTCAGTAACATGTATGCTAAGTGTGGGATGATAGAGAGTGCTCGTATGGTTTTTGACCAACCTGGTTTAAGAGATCTAGTATCTTGGACCTCCATGGTGTCAGCTTATGCAATGCATGGAAAAACGAGAGAAGCTAGGAAACTTTTTGAAGAGATGCCCAATCGAAGTGTGGTCTCGTGGAATGCTATGCTGGCAGGGTACACTCGTTCGCTGCAATGGGAAGAGGCCTTTGATTTTCTCTGTTTGATGCGGCAGACAACTGACGACCTTGACCATGTCAGTCTAGGACTTTTGTTGAATGTCTGTGCTGGCCTTTCAGATCTTGAAATGGGAAAACAGGCTCATGGTTTCATTTATAGACATGGTTTCAGTTCCAACATCCTTGTTGGAAATGCGATTCTCGACATGTATGGAAAATGTGGGAACTTGAAAAGTGCTAGAGTTTGGTTTTACCAGATGAGTCAATCAAGGGATAGTATTTCTTGGAATGTTTTGTTAACGAGCTATGCTCGTCACCATCAGAGTGAAGAAGCTATGATAATTTTTGGAGAAATGCAATGGGAGATAAAACCAAGTAGCTTTACATTTGGAACTCTTTTGGCAGCTTGTGCAAATATATCAGCACTTGGTCATGGGAAACAAATACATGGCTTCATGATTAGAAATGGTTATGATATAGATATTGTGATCAGAGGAGCTCTGGTTGACATGTATAGTAAATGCCATTGCCTTGCATATGCTCTCACGGTTTTTAGAGACGAAACTTCAAGGGATGTGATTGTTTGGAATTCTGTAATCTTGGGATGTTGTCATAATGGAAGGGGTAAAGAAGTACTTCAATTGTTTGAACTGATGGAAGAGGAAGGAGTTGAGCCGGACCATGTCACCTTCAAAGGTGTGTTGCTTGCTTGTATGTACGAGGGCCATGTTAAGCTGGCaatgaaatattttaattctatgAGCAATAGGTATTGTGTAATACCTAGGCTGGAACATTATGAATGTATGATTGAACTTTTTAGTCGGTATAGATACATGAGAGAACTTGAAACCTTTGTTCATAAGATGCCATTTGATCCCACTGCATCAATGTTGATAAGAGTTTTTGATGCATGTAAAGAGCATGGATGCTCAAGGTTGGGAGAATGGGCTGCAAAACAGCTTAATGAATTGAATCCGTCTACtccttttcaattttag